A portion of the Lolium rigidum isolate FL_2022 chromosome 1, APGP_CSIRO_Lrig_0.1, whole genome shotgun sequence genome contains these proteins:
- the LOC124652035 gene encoding wall-associated receptor kinase 2-like codes for MPPSAVVIITWVCIAGMVVSVAWASATIGVPGCKTRCGNVSVPYPFGMGPPRCYMPGFNLTCNGTVEPPELTTEGHLEIVDISLEKGTVRIIGQSHAMKVNSSDEFVAWGAVLKEHGPYALATSAGVNEFVAVGCNVQATMYRNKSESAVTGCVSLCSAHDTNKHDSNIYGAGDSKDGSTCSGVGCCSAAIVFADDRAYYDVELKRLPPSADDDDLPHGILELLPVHVLITETGWLNTRRAFNLALGLGVETVPVILDWACPHNTAGKDDGVCASVHSVWIDKGRDRGYSCRCQDGYAGNPYLAHGCMDIDECARQLDYGCFAECTNTEGSFHCRCPPGTQGNHTTPGGCVKSINARTGLIISISIAVCVPCLILLIFGMSFLIMRKLKRRKATRMKQNFFHQNRGQLLQQLVSHRSDVAERMIIPLEELEKATNNFDQTRELGGGSHGIVYKGILSDLHVVAIKKSKIVVKREIDEFLNEVAILSQINHRNVVKLFGCCLETQVPLLAYEFISNGTLHDHLHKEPLRPMPWEDRLRIASEIGKALAYLHSAVSIPIIHRDIKSSNILLDDALTAKVADFGASRYVPIDQTGLSTAVQGTIGYLDPMYYYTGRLTEFSDVYSFGVILVELLTRKMPVTYRSSKGDGLVVQFLALITQGGLLHILDPQVMEEGGGEVEEVARLAASCIKLTGEERPTMRQVELALECLRAPKERVQDDLPAEKNDVHYTAVSNPSTSSGRTCFEELTKRNSLEEE; via the exons CGCTGCTACATGCCGGGGTTCAATCTCACCTGCAACGGCACAGTGGAGCCCCCCGAGCTGACCACCGAGGGCCACCTGGAGATCGTCGACATCTCCCTGGAGAAGGGCACCGTGCGCATCATCGGGCAGAGCCACGCCATGAAGGTGAACAGCTCCGACGAGTTCGTCGCCTGGGGCGCCGTGCTCAAGGAGCACGGGCCGTACGCCCTGGCTACCTCGGCCGGCGTGAACGAATTCGTCGCCGTAGGCTGCAACGTGCAGGCGACGATGTACAGGAACAAGAGCGAGAGCGCCGTCACCGGCTGTGTCTCCCTGTGCTCCGCCCACGACACCAACAAACACGACAGCAATATCTACGGCGCCGGCGACAGCAAGGACGGCTCGACCTGCTCGGGCGTGGGGTGCTGCAGCGCGGCCATCGTCTTCGCGGACGACCGCGCGTACTACGACGTGGAGCTCAAGCGGCTGCCCCCgagcgccgacgacgacgaccttcCGCACGGCATCCTTGAGCTGCTGCCTGTGCACGTGCTCATCACCGAGACTGGGTGGCTCAACACCAGGCGGGCCTTCAATCTGGCGCTGGGGCTTGGGGTTGAGACGGTGCCGGTGATCCTGGACTGGGCGTGCCCCCACAACACGGCGGGCAAGGACGACGGCGTCTGCGCCAGCGTGCACAGCGTGTGGATCGACAAGGGGAGAGATCGAGGCTACTCGTGCAGATGCCAGGACGGATACGCGGGGAACCCCTACCTCGCCCACGGATGCATGGATATTGACGAGTGCGCGCGGCAGCTGGACTATGGGTGCTTCGCTGAATGCACCAATACGGAGGGGTCGTTCCACTGCCGGTGCCCGCCAGGAACGCAGGGCAACCACACCACGCCCGGTGGATGCGTCAAGTCCATAAACGCACGCACAG GTTTAATTATCAGTATATCAATTGCTGTATGTGTGCCATGCCTTATACTTTTGATTTTTGGTATGTCATTCTTAATAATGCGCAAGCTCAAGAGGCGCAAGGCAACAAGAATGAAACAAAATTTCTTCCATCAAAATCGTGGGCAACTGTTGCAACAACTGGTATCCCATAGGTCAGATGTCGCAGAGAGGATGATCATTCCTTTGGAGGAACTAGAGAAGGCAACCAACAATTTTGATCAAACCCGTGAACTTGGAGGTGGAAGCCATGGCATTGTTTACAAAGGTATTTTGTCGGATTTACATGTTGTGGCCATCAAGAAGTCAAAGATTGTCGTCAAAAGAGAAATTGATGAGTTCTTAAACGAGGTTGCTATACTCTCACAAATTAACCATCGGAATGTTGTGAAACTTTTTGGTTGTTGCCTCGAGACACAAGTCCCTTTGCTTGCGTATGAGTTCATTTCAAATGGAACCCTCCACGATCATCTTCACAAGGAACCACTAAGACCAATGCCTTGGGAAGACAGACTAAGGATTGCAAGTGAAATAGGAAAAGCTCTTGCATATCTTCATTCTGCTGTTTCAATCCCCATAATACATAGAGATATCAAGTCTTCTAATATACTTCTTGACGATGCCCTAACAGCAAAGGTGGCTGACTTTGGAGCATCAAGGTATGTTCCTATAGATCAAACGGGGTTATCAACAGCAGTGCAAGGAACTATTGGGTATTTGGACCCAATGTACTATTACACGGGACGGCTAACAGAGTTCAGTGACGTCTATAGTTTTGGAGTCATTCTTGTCGAGCTACTTACTAGAAAAATGCCAGTTACATATAGGTCTTCAAAAGGAGATGGACTTGTGGTACAATTTCTCGCACTAATTACACAAGGGGGTCTGCTTCACATACTAGATCCACAAGTTATGGAGGAGGGAGGTGGTGAGGTAGAAGAAGTAGCAAGACTAGCTGCATCGTGCATAAAATTGACAGGAGAAGAACGACCAACCATGAGACAGGTAGAGTTGGCACTTGAATGCCTTCGAGCACCCAAAGAGCGTGTCCAAGATGATTTGCCAGCAGAAAAAAACGATGTTCATTACACTGCGGTGAGTAACCCATCAACTAGTAGTGGAAGAACATGCTTTGAGGAGCTGACAAAGAGGAATAGTTTAGAAGAAGAATAA